The sequence CAACGGAGCGGACACGACTGCCTCGCGCGCCGTGACCCTGAACAACACCTGCTCCAACTCGCCGACTCATTACATAGCCAGCGAAAACGCCAGTTTTTCAGGCGCCGTCTGGCAGACCTATTCGAACGCGCCCTGGTTTACCCTCTCCGACGGCAACGCTACCAAGACCGTTTACTTCAAAGTCGCCAACAACGGCGGGGGCTCCTCCCCTGTCAGCGACACGATCACGCTGGCCGAATGTGCGGTCGTCAAGTCGTTCTCCATCAACAACGGCGCCGCCCAGACCGCCTCGCGGACGGTGAAGCTGTACAACACCTGCTCGAATGATCCAACGGAATACATGGCCAGCGAGTCATCCAGCTTCGCAGGCGCCGTCTGGCGGCCCTACGGGACGCTTACTCCTTCATTCGTCCTGTCGAGCGGCAACGGCGCCAAGACCGTCTACTTCAAGGTTCGTAATGCCTGCGGGGAATCGGCCTCCCTCAGCGACACCATACTCCTGGCCGAGGGTGTGCCGATATTGTACGTCTTCTCGATCAACAACGGGTCGGAAACGACCGCTTCCCGGACAGTGACGTTGAACAACTCCTGTGCGTCAAGCCCGCCGCCAACGGAATACATGGCCGGCGAGAACTCGGACTTCTCAGGGGGCACCTGGTTGCCGTATTCGACCGCACCGTCGTTCCTGCTGTCGGCCTACAGCGGCACCAAGACCGTGTACTTCAAGGTCCGCAACGGCGCCGGCGAATGCGACTATCCTCTCAGCGTTACCATCCTGCTGATCGAGCCGGGCGCGCCAGCGGTGACCGGCCTCGCGATCAACAACGGCGCGGCCACAACCACGACCCGCGCCGTGACGCTGAACAACACCTGTTCCAACGCGCCGTATGAATACATCGCCAGTGAGCGGTCGGACTTTTCAGGCAGCGCCGGCTGGTTGCCTTATTCGACCGCGCCGTCGTTCCCGTTGTCGCCTGGCAATGGCGGCAAACCCGTGTTCTTCAAGGTGAGGAACGCGGTGGGAGAGTCCGCCGCCGTTTCCGACGGCATCAAGCTGGTCGAATCGGGCATACCGTTGGTGGAGACCTTCGCCATCAACAACGGCGCGGAAATAACGACTTCGCGGACGGTGACGCTGAACAACACCTGCTCCAACGCGGAGCCGACCGAATACATGGCCAGCGAGCGGAGCGACTTCGCAGGCGCCGCATGGCTGCCCTATTCGACCGCCCCGTCGTTCGAATTGTACGCCGGCGACGGCTATAAGATCGTGTACTTCAAGGTACGGAACGCCCTTGGAGAAACCGTCCCCAGCATCAACGCGATCACGCTGACGACCCCGCCGGTGGTGCTCACCTTCGCGATCAACGACGGCACGGCCACCACCACTTCGGGGACGGTGACGCTGAACAATAGCTTCGCGAACAGCCCGACCCAATACATGGCTAGCGAATCTTCGAGCTTCGCCGGCGCAAGCTGGCAGAGTTATTCGACGGCGCCTTCGTTTACCCTGTCCATCGGCAACGGCACCAAGACCGTGTATCTCAAGGTGCGGAACGCCGGTGGTGAATCCGCTCCGGCCAGCGACGCTATCACGCTGACGGTGCCTCCGCCGACCGCCGCCGAGATGACGCCGAATTCGGGCCTAAACACGGGGCTCGTGAGTATCACGAACCTGGCGGGCACGGGCTTCCTGAGCGGGGCGAGCGTCAACTTGAGCAAGGCGGGCCTGCCGGACATCGCGGCGACCGGCGTCACGGTTGTGAGTCCTGTGAAGATCACCTGCACGTTCGATCTGACCGGAGCGTTCTTGGGTGCGCGGGACGTGGTGGTGACTAATCCCGACGGTCAGACCGGTTCATTGACGGACGGCTTTACCGTGAAGCCACTATGCGGGCCGACTCCTGAATGGGTTGGGACCTGCGACGGCTTTTCTGCAAAACAGGTGGCCGTCGCTGGCGACTACGCCTACGTGGCGGGCTCTGGCCCACTCTTTGAGGAGCTTATGGTCGTCGAGATCTCCGACCCGGCCGCGCCGAGGCACGTAGGAGGGGTATACAACCTATATGGGGACGCTGTCGGCGTAGCCGTCTCCGGCAACTACGCCTATGTGCCGGTCGAAACTCAAGGCGTCGATGTCATCAACATCTCCAACCCGGCCACACCAAGCTGGGTCTCGAATTACGAACCGCCCGGTAGTGATTCCGCTTTGCATGTGGCCGTCTCCGGCAACTACGCCTACGTGGCGTATGCTTACGCAGGCCTTCTGGTCCTCAACATCTCCAACCCGGCCTCACTGACCCGGGTCGGGGCTTGCGACACGAGCGGGTACGCTCGCAGGGTGGCCGTCTCGGGCAGTTACGCGTACGTGGCAGATGACACGGCGGGGCTTCAGGTCCTCAACATCTCCAACCCGGCCGCGCCAACCCGGATCGGGGGTTACGACACGAGCGGGAACGCCTACGGCGTGGCCGTCTCGGGCGACTACGCGTATGTGGCGGATTACGGTGCCGGACTCCAGATCATCAGTATTTCCGACCCGGCCGCGCCGACGCGGGTCGGGGGGTACGACACGATCGGGCACGCTTACAGTGTGGCCGTCTCCGGTGACTACGCGTACGTGGCAGATAGTACTGGTGGCCTCCAGGTCATCAACATCTCCAACCCGGCCGCGCCGTCATGGGCTGGATCTTACGGCGGCGCCACCGGCGTGTACGCTTATGACGTGGCCCTCTCAGGCGACTACGCCTACGTTGCGTGCGACCGTGCCGGCCTTCAGGTTGTCACTCGGATCTGTGCCGCCCTTCCGGCAACGCCGTGGTCGCCGGCTCCGGCCGATCAAGCGACGAACGTCTCACTTGAGGCCGACCTGGACTGGGCCGATGTCTCCGGCGCCACAACTTACGATGTGTACTTCGGCACCACGGATCCGCCAGCGCCGGCCGGCAATACGGTGACGAGCAGCTGGACGCTTCCCACGCTGGTACCGGAAACCTGGTACTTCTGGAAGGTGGTTGCTAAGAACGCCGCTGGCGACACGCCCGGCCCGGTGTGGAGATTCCAGGCACTGAGCTGTCCTGTGATTACGCAGCACCCGTCAGGCAAAATCGTGTGCACGGGCACCGGCACTACCTTCACCGTAGCCGCCGGCGCCGAGCCGCTGAACTATCGGTGGCGCAAGGATGGTATGCC comes from Phycisphaerae bacterium and encodes:
- a CDS encoding M6 family metalloprotease domain-containing protein, whose product is MNWLFSDDRPRSLRRLMNLAGMGLILLVAPRAGLALEKPTPEEWRQYNEDGTLAERIEKAKLTGNHKAAPHLVRNARQRLLKAAGDTVVEYSDSLLLAPPADWQGGLPSTGTPNVLVLLIDFPDFPHAANQTPADVSSKFFGTGDTSQYPYESLSLFYRRSSYQHLSIQGNVLGWYTAQYNRSHYGTAGREALIMEAINAYNATHDFAQYDNDHDGVIDAFFIKWTGPDNGWGSFWWACQPTWDANPSYRVDGKVLGRYVWSWISRPQGQVYQPHVDIHETGHLLGLPDLYDYKDIEGPMGGVGGLDMMDANWGDHNCFSKMMLGWLDPIVVSAGDQTVCLLPTASVSKAVLIMPGATGSTLFDEFFMIQHRTRTLNDDRLPADGCLIWHVNSTLNTEGTDFLYDNSYTPIKYMRLMEADGLEEIEQALRADAGDFYGPETRFGLNSTPSSRNYSGFDTGVCINAFTPVGNAMYVWCCCGACAPSGATGLWGSTGQYTDKVRLTWDASHGAADYLIYRSATQTPGCPEPPLARVWSPATAWDDFTAEPGVHYYYSVKARNASADAPCSDSVLGWRYADPRPTVYTFTIDGGAETTTSRTVTLRWTCPHRADHYMASESPDFAGATWEWDQLWEHVCSFVLSPCSGVKTVYFKVKEGSTESLPVTATIRLDEPLLVVTQFRINLGAETTDFRTVKLNHNCTPRRPTDYMASESPTFVGATWQQPWGPNLDFELSPGNGVKTVFFKVRDVCGESAVVSDTITLAEPQPPPVVDTFAMNNGADTTASRAVTLNNTCSNSPTHYIASENASFSGAVWQTYSNAPWFTLSDGNATKTVYFKVANNGGGSSPVSDTITLAECAVVKSFSINNGAAQTASRTVKLYNTCSNDPTEYMASESSSFAGAVWRPYGTLTPSFVLSSGNGAKTVYFKVRNACGESASLSDTILLAEGVPILYVFSINNGSETTASRTVTLNNSCASSPPPTEYMAGENSDFSGGTWLPYSTAPSFLLSAYSGTKTVYFKVRNGAGECDYPLSVTILLIEPGAPAVTGLAINNGAATTTTRAVTLNNTCSNAPYEYIASERSDFSGSAGWLPYSTAPSFPLSPGNGGKPVFFKVRNAVGESAAVSDGIKLVESGIPLVETFAINNGAEITTSRTVTLNNTCSNAEPTEYMASERSDFAGAAWLPYSTAPSFELYAGDGYKIVYFKVRNALGETVPSINAITLTTPPVVLTFAINDGTATTTSGTVTLNNSFANSPTQYMASESSSFAGASWQSYSTAPSFTLSIGNGTKTVYLKVRNAGGESAPASDAITLTVPPPTAAEMTPNSGLNTGLVSITNLAGTGFLSGASVNLSKAGLPDIAATGVTVVSPVKITCTFDLTGAFLGARDVVVTNPDGQTGSLTDGFTVKPLCGPTPEWVGTCDGFSAKQVAVAGDYAYVAGSGPLFEELMVVEISDPAAPRHVGGVYNLYGDAVGVAVSGNYAYVPVETQGVDVINISNPATPSWVSNYEPPGSDSALHVAVSGNYAYVAYAYAGLLVLNISNPASLTRVGACDTSGYARRVAVSGSYAYVADDTAGLQVLNISNPAAPTRIGGYDTSGNAYGVAVSGDYAYVADYGAGLQIISISDPAAPTRVGGYDTIGHAYSVAVSGDYAYVADSTGGLQVINISNPAAPSWAGSYGGATGVYAYDVALSGDYAYVACDRAGLQVVTRICAALPATPWSPAPADQATNVSLEADLDWADVSGATTYDVYFGTTDPPAPAGNTVTSSWTLPTLVPETWYFWKVVAKNAAGDTPGPVWRFQALSCPVITQHPSGKIVCTGTGTTFTVAAGAEPLNYRWRKDGMPLSDGGSVSGGATATLSLNPVAPADAGSYDCMVSNDCGSATSNAAALEVFPALSIIRHPASQSACTGGSASFSVTAEGTPPPSYQWRKDGAALSDGGNVSGATTAMLTINPAGVADAGNYDCLVSNLCGSETSTTAVLTFLTTSPAADFDRDCDVDADDLLILQACASGPMIPHPAGCTAKDLDQDGDVDQSDFGLFQRCYSGTGKPADPDCAK